The following are from one region of the Coffea eugenioides isolate CCC68of chromosome 2, Ceug_1.0, whole genome shotgun sequence genome:
- the LOC113762342 gene encoding pentatricopeptide repeat-containing protein At4g01990, mitochondrial-like — protein sequence MASRLVHFRPTARLRWLSTATERATATATTATTAVTQDTATAVTKDKPNISLFRKLKELNIGPGSDANVSVVLDEWANESQAKRFDVARQINFLRFRKHYHLALQLSEWLESSKIEMNNADRAVQIDLLAKAKGIASAEVYFDGLQGSAKTNKTYGALLNCYCKEKMLDKAVQLFAKMKELNFTSTLNYNNVMSLYLSSNQPEQVPLLVQELEQNKLKADKYTCNLLINSYASSNDINAAEEVLEKMKKDKVKYDWFTYGNLATIYVNAGLLPKAKEMIGEMEKFENVRDREFFHMLINLYELMSDLAGVHHVWNSLKSVFPSPSNTSYLIMLLALFKLGDLENLEKYFREWESQCSLYDVRLFNVVLESYLNRNMIGEANALYESMVTKGIDPTLATLNIFTIYHIKNDQIDSALKYLEMGACKTIPEEHRWFPTDETIKLFLEYFEKKNDATRAEKFCNSMKKIGRLDSTVYASLLSKS from the exons ATGGCGAGCCGTCTCGTTCATTTCCGACCGACGGCGAGACTTCGGTGGCTGTCTACAGCAACAGAAAGGGCAACGGCAACGGCAACGACAGCGACAACGGCTGTGACCCAAGATACAGCAACGGCTGTGACCAAAGACAAGCCTAATATCTCTCTGTTCAGGAAACTGAAGGAGCTGAATATTGGACCAGGCTCAGACGCTAATGTTTCAGTGGTTCTAGATGAATGGGCCAATGAAAGTCAGGCTAAACGATTCGATGTTGCTAGACAAATCAATTTTCTCCGATTCCGCAAACATTACCATCTAGCCCTCCAG CTATCAGAATGGCTGGAGAGCAGCAAGATTGAGATGAACAATGCTGACCGAGCTGTGCAGATTGACCTTCTTGCAAAAGCTAAGGGTATTGCTTCAGCTGAAGTTTATTTTGATGGTCTTCAGGGATCtgcaaaaacaaacaaaacttaTGGAGCACTTCTTAACTGTTACTGTAAGGAGAAAATGTTGGATAAGGCTGTCCAACTCTTTGCCAAGATGAAGGAGCTGAATTTTACTTCCACTCTGAACTATAACAATGTGATGTCTTTATACTTGAGCAGTAACCAGCCCGAACAAGTCCCTCTGCTTGTGCAAGAATTGGAGCAGAATAAACTTAAAGCAGATAAATATACTTGCAATCTGTTGATTAACAGCTATGCTTCCTCAAATGATATAAACGCAGCGGAGGAAGTTCTTGAAAAGATGAAGAAAGATAAGGTAAAGTATGATTGGTTCACTTATGGGAACCTAGCAACTATTTACGTCAATGCTGGACTTCTTCCCAAGGCCAAAGAAATGATAGGAGAgatggagaaatttgaaaatgTGCGTGATCGTGAGTTTTTCCATATGCTAATCAACTTGTATGAGCTTATGTCTGACTTGGCTGGGGTTCATCATGTGTGGAACTCCCTCAAGTCAGTTTTCCCCTCCCCCAGTAACACTAGCTATCTCATCATGCTGTTGGCTCTGTTTAAATTGGGTGACCTGGAAAACCTGGAGAAGTATTTTAGAGAGTGGGAATCTCAATGCTCATTGTACGATGTCAGACTATTCAATGTGGTCTTGGAATCTTATCTTAATAGGAACATGATTGGGGAAGCTAATGCTCTCTATGAAAGTATGGTGACCAAAGGAATTGATCCCACCTTAGCGACACTGAATATTTTCACAATCTACCACATTAAGAATGATCAGATTGATTCGGCTCTGAAGTATCTGGAGATGGGTGCATGCAAGACAATCCCAGAGGAACATAGGTGGTTTCCTACAGATGAGACTATCAAATTGTTTTTAGAATattttgagaagaaaaatgatgcGACTAGAGCTGAGAAGTTTTGTAACAGCATGAAGAAGATTGGTCGTCTTGATTCTACCGTTTATGCATCTCTGCTTTCCAAAAGTTGA
- the LOC113760264 gene encoding F-box protein CPR1-like, translating into MAQEDLPFEVIVTILMLLPAESLIRLMCVSKAWYALITNAEFIQNHLQIMASRGNEYILCGPIKVFSPAKSDLLCAKDPNFAYKMGVPSTFDSRHCLHVSSSYGLVLMSGAYNFGKTLYLWNPCIRKYKCISSSCIDIKKSNRLGSSLVVGFGYLNQANDYKIVRIVYIEKDDDHFLDEDNDYMDGDDHDDIGGDVNEIIEMEIDEDISASKAESSSNDDRTTEVEVYSLTRDSWKKVEIQSFRWFLCDYFTRAFVNNCVHWMVFYRRVNEDESMILAFDLEKEAFQQITVPHYEDDVAEYVESIVHKEALGFVVIYPQETTELCSLWEMKEYGLVESWSKVFNVEVGGTIYRPFTITKNDQIMFKGENQGLSLYSFQSQEIKTVTVKLDSDELDFLSTVDSLILL; encoded by the coding sequence ATGGCGCAAGAAGATCTTCCTTTTGAGGTGATTGTTACTATACTGATGCTTCTTCCAGCTGAAAGCTTGATCCGTCTCATGTGTGTCTCCAAAGCATGGTATGCTTTGATCACCAATGCCGagttcatccaaaatcatctcCAGATTATGGCTTCAAGAGGTAATGAGTACATTTTATGTGGTCCAATCAAGGTTTTTAGCCCTgccaaatctgatttgctttGTGCTAAAGACCCCAATTTTGCCTATAAAATGGGAGTTCCATCTACATTTGATTCTCGTCATTGCCTCCATGTTTCTTCATCCTATGGTTTAGTACTTATGAGTGGCGCATATAATTTTGGGAAGACCTTGTATTTATGGAATCCTTGTATTAGAAAATACAAGTGCATTTCCTCTTCATGTATTGACATAAAGAAGTCAAATAGGCTAGGTAGTTCCTTGGTTGTTGGATTTGGTTATCTCAACCAAGCAAATGACTATAAGATCGTAAGAATTGTGTACATTGAAAAAGATGATGATCATTTCTTGGATGAGGACAATGACTATATGGATGGTGATGATCATGATGATATTGGTGGTGATGTCAATGAGATAATTGAAATGGAGATTGATGAAGATATTAGTGCTAGTAAGGCTGAGTCAAGTAGTAATGACGATAGAACTACAGAGGTTGAAGTTTATTCATTGACCAGAGATTCTTGGAAAAAAGTTGAAATCCAGTCTTTTCGGTGGTTCTTGTGTGATTACTTTACTAGAGCATTCGTTAACAATTGTGTCCATTGGATGGTGTTCTATAGGCGCGTCAACGAGGATGAATCGATGATTTTGGCCTTTGATCTTGAGAAAGAAGCCTTTCAGCAAATTACAGTGCCTCATTATGAGGACGATGTAGCTGAATATGTAGAGAGTATTGTTCATAAGGAAGCTCTTGGTTTTGTGGTCATTTATCCTCAAGAAACAACTGAACTTTGCTCTCTGTGGGAGATGAAGGAATATGGACTGGTTGAATCATGGAGTAAAGTATTTAATGTCGAAGTTGGAGGGACAATTTATAGACCATTTACCATAACCAAGAATGACCAAATTATGTTTAAAGGGGAAAATCAAGGCTTAAGTCTTTATAGCTTTCAAAGTCAAGAGATTAAAACTGTCACAGTTAAACTTGATTCAGATGAGCTTGACTTTTTGTCCACAGTGGATAGCCTGATTCTTCtctag